AAAGGCTGACTACCCGCGCCCGCGCGATACGGGTCGGCGATCCGGCCTCGCCGGACACGACGATGGGCCCCGTGGTCTCGGCGGCGCAGATGAAAACCGTGCTCGACTATGTGGAAATCGGCAAGCGCGAAGGCGCCAGCGCGGTGACCGGCGGCGCGCGCATCGGCCAGCGCGGCTTCTTCGTCGAGCCAACCGTGTTCGCGAACGTCGAGCACGAAATGCGGATCTCGCAGGAAGAGATCTTTGGCCCGGTGGCCAGCGTGATTCCGTTCGAAGACGAGGCCGAGGCCGTGCGCATCGCCAATGGCACCGCGTTCAGCCTGGCCGCAGGGGTATGGAGCGCGGACATCGCGCGCGTGCACAAGGTAGCCGGAGAATTACGGGCGGGAACAGTGTGGATCAACACGTACGGCTATACCGACGTGCGTCTGCCCTGGGGCGGCGCCGGCGATTCCGGACTCGGCCGTGAGCACGGTGACGCCGCCATCGAGAACTTCACGGAACCGAAGGCGATCTGGCTTTCGCTGCGATAAGACGAGCGCTGACACAGCAGCGCACGCCGCAGTGGCGCACAAGTAGCGCGTGCGCATGACGCATCCCCGCCCGATTCACATGGGCGGGGATTTTGTCGCAGATACGCGGCTGTCAGCCAATCATCCGCATTGGCAACAGCGAGTAGACGACCGTGAGCACGCCGACCACCGCCGGCGAAACATACTTCAGCGCGATGCTCTGCGACTGCACGCCAAGATAGGCGTACATGCAGATCAGCAGCATGGCGCAAACGAAGACGAGGCCGTCATAGACTTGCATGGATGTCTCCCAGAGTTCGTTCTTCGACTACTTCTGTGAAGGCGGGCCTGCACGTGGGGGGAGCCCGTCTCTACTGCCCAACGCAATCTATTGAGGCCATGGTCGCGCTTGTCGCCCTGGGGCGACAATCATGGTAATCCCTTCGTTTCTGGCATTTTTCGATGTTGCGGCGCGGCACTTCGTGGCGCCGGAATCACCGCTTTCCGCGTCGGGAAAAGTCAAGGAGGAATTGTGCGGGCGCGCAGCGGCGACAGTTCGCCCGGTGTGGCGTGACCGATATCAAACAGCATCCGTCGCGACATGCCTAGAATCAAACGTAGCCTTGCCCATCCATTGATCCATCGCAGGAGAGTTGCCAATGTTTCCGGAATATCGCGAACAGATTTCCATGCTCAAGGTGCATGACGCCCATTTCGCCCGGCTGTTCGACATGCACAACGATCTGGACCAGAAGATCCTGAACATGGAGGCGGGTCTCGACCCCGCCACTCCGCTGGAGATCGAGAGACTGAAGAAGGAAAAACTGCGGATCAAGGACGAGCTCTACGCCATTCTGCGCAAGACGCGCCCTTGATATTGATCTGACACCTCGGATCCAAAAACCATAAAGAACAAAGCGGGAAGGCAGTATCTGCCTTCCCGCTTTTACGTTCCCTGCCAGCTGCTCAAAGGCCGCCCACTCAAAGGCCGTCGGCTCAAGGACCGCCCATCAACGCTGGCCGAAGTGCGCGTCCTTGAACAGCTTTTCCAGCCCGCGCGGCTGCGAGCGCCAATACTGCTTCGGCGCGTTGACACTAGCGCCAAGCTTGGCCGCCGCGTGCCACGGCCAGCGCGGGTCGTACAGCATGGCGCGGGCGATCGAGATAATGTCCGCCTCATTGTTGGCGATGATCGCTTCGGCCTGTTCGGCTTCGGTGATCAGCCCGACCGCCATCGTCGGCAACCCCACCTCCGCCTTGACGCGTTGCGCGTAAGGCACCTGGTATCCCGGGCCAATCTTGATGGCCTGCTGCGGCGACACGCCGCCCGTGCTCACATGCACCGCCGCACTGCCACGCGCCTTCAGTTCGTGCGATAGCGCGATCGTCCCCTCGATGTCCCATCCATTCGGCACCCAGTCGGTGGCGGAAACGCGCATCCAGACCGGACGTTCCGCAGGAAACGCCTCTCGCACGGCGTCGAACACTTCCAGCGGGAAGCGCATCCGGTTCTCGAGGCTGCCACCGTATTCGTCCGTACGGTGATTGGCGATGGGCGAAAGAAACTGGTGCAGCAGATAGCCGTGAGCGCCATGCACTTCGATGCCTTCGATACCCAGGCGAGCCGCGCGCTTGGCAGCCGCGACGAAGTCGTCGCGAATCTTCTTCATACCGGCCTTGTCGAGCGCGGCCGGCGGGACTTCTCCCGCCGCATGCGGCACTGCCGACGGCGCAAAGGTCTGCCAGCCTCGCGGCTGGTCGGGTCGAATCTGGCCGCCGCCATCCCACGGCGCTTCGCTCGATGCCTTGCGGCCAGCATGGGCAAGCTGGATGGTCACCGCGATGGGCGAATGGTTGCGCACGGCGCCAAGCACACGGCCCAGCGCAGCTTCGTTGGCATCGTTGTACAGGCCAAGGTCGGTCGGCGTGATGCGGCCTTCAGGCGAAACCGCGGTGGCTTCGATGATGAGCAGGCCCGCTCCGGACAGCGCCATCTGGCCCAGGTGAATCATGTGCCAGTCGGTGGCATTGCCTTCCTGTGCCGAGTACTGGCACATCGGCGCGATGGCGATGCGGTTGGCAAGCTCGAGATTGCCGATCCGGTACGGATCGAAGAGATGAGGCATGAGGGCCATCCTTGCGGGGTGTTCTGGTCCGGGCGATTGTAGTCGCCGCTGAAAAACCCTGCTGACCCTGCCGGCGGCATGGGATACGGTCCTGGCCGCCCCCATATCACCTTATGCCGCCGGCATCCTGCTACGTCACTGGCTCAGTTTGGTTACGCTCAGTTGCGGATCCGCCGCGATGGCCTGCTCCGAGAACGGCAGCGAAATCCAGCGCTTGGCCGAGAACTGCCGCATCTGGTCCCAGGCATGGGGCGAAGCCGGGTCGATCGACTGGCCGTAGACCAGCAGCGCCTGCGCCACCGGCCCATTGGCATCGAAACCCACGGTCTGCACATAGCTCGTTCCGAAGAACACCTTCAGGCCATCGGCCGACACCGGCTGGCTCTGGAGCTTGTTCAGCACGCCCTCGTACTCCTCCCCACCGTGCAGCGGAATCAGGCCGTTGGGCGACTTCGCGGCCTGCACCTCGCCAAGCGGGGCATCCAGCGCGAAGCCAGCCTTGCGCATGGCCCCCACGGCATCCTTGAGCGCCTTCAGCACGGCCGTGTTCACCGTAGCGTCCTGCATGCGCAGGCCACGCGGCGTATTAACCGGATCGGCAGGATTGAAGGCGATGGCGTACACGTTCGGAATGACGTGCGCGCGCATCCAGAACTCGCGGAACAGCGGCGCGGCCCGGCTTTCCAGATTGCTGCGGCGATCCCACTTGCCCAGCGCCGTGCACCCGTCACGCAGATCGCTGTCGCCCTGAACAGCCTTGGTGCGGCAGGCCCGCAACAGGTCGTCCAGCACAAGCTCGGCAGCCAGATTGCGATCTCGGAACAGCACCGTCTGCAGGTTCTGGATGTCGAAGCGGTTGCCCGGCAGGCCGTCCACACCGTTCAGGCGCTTGCCGATCTCCATCAAGCCAACACGCGTGCGCAAGCGCTGCGGCACCGCCTGCGGCCCGAGCACCGGAGAAAAGCCCTCCATCTTCTGCGCGGGATTCGCCAACCACGAGCTGTCATTGCTGTTGGCCACGAAGTCGTCGCGTTCCAGCACCGGCATGGCCGATGGCGGGACCAGACCAGGCACCGGCGACGCCGGATCGACAGTCCAGTTGCAGACACCGCGCGAGCCGTCCAGCAGCACCATACCCGTGCCGGCCATCAGCTTCTTCGCCAACACGGCACCGTCGCCGGCCGGCGCGCAGCTTTCCAGCATCGAGGTCGAGACATTGGGGGTGACCGAGACGTCGGCAAACATCGCGCGGCCCGAACGGTCGGTGGCAATCGTGTTGACCCACGGAATGCCCAGGTTGCCGATCGCGGTGCGGATCTCGCCCACGTTATGCGCCCGCGCGATATCGAGCCACGTGTCGATCGAGCGCGTGTTGTTCTGGTTGGCGTCCCGCAGCGTGTACGCCTTCTGCGCCGTCCACGGCAGCCCTGCCTGCGGCATGGCCACGACCGGACCGTACTCGGTCATGTAGAACGTATGCGAACGCTGCTCGGTACGGCCATCGGCCAGCTTTGCCGCATAGCTGACCGTCTTGGTGGTCATCTTGCGCGGCTTGCCGTCGATCAGGTAGGTGGTCGGATCCCCATCGGCCAGCTTCAGTTCGAACAGCGTGAAGCGACGCGCCGTGGAAACGGTGTGCGTCCAGGCCACGTCCTTGTTGAAGCCGATGCTGATGATCGGGAACGAGGCAATCGACGCGCCCATGACGTCGAGCTTGCCTGGCACCGTCAGGTGCGCCTGATAGAAGCGGTTGGTGGTCGTCCAGGGGAAGTGCGGGTTGCCAAGCAGCAGGCCGGAACCATCTGCCGTGGCCGCCTTGCCGAACGCCCAGCCATTGCTGCCGATCGGCGGATCGAGCAGCTGCAGGTCGCGGTTCACCGCCTCGAAATCGATCGCGGCGATATCGATGCGTGCGGGTAGCGCGGCGGACTTGGCGGCGGACTTGGTGACCTGTGGCGGCGCAGCCGCGACGATGCCGGCCGCTAGCGCGCCGGCGCTGGCCTGGATACTCTTCTCCTCGGCAAGCCGCGCCATGTCGAGTGCTGTGATCGGGCGCACCCACGCCGCATCGCGGCAGGCGGCCGGGCGCTTCGACGGCGGCGTATCGCGCAGGTAACGGTTGTAGCCGGCGATATAGCCACGCAGCAGTTCATGCGCTTCGGGCGATTGCCTTGCCGCGCTGGCCTGCAGGGCATCGTCGTCGAGAATGGCGCGGAAGAACGCATCGGCGTCCGCATTGCGCATCGGCTTGAAGGACACCTCGGTGGTGCCGTCCGGCCCGAACGTCGCCGAACGCTCGCCGCTGACCGTCACCACCTGGCTGGCCATCAGGCAGACGTTGTCCTGCGCATAGGCGTACGCCATGCCGAAGGCGACGCTGGCGTAGTCGTTGGCGCGGATGTGGGGAATGCCGTAGGACGTGCGGCGGATTTCGGCGCTAAGGCCCTGCTCGCTCCAGTTACCGTTGCCAGTGGCGCAACCGCTCAAGGCCGCAGCCGCCAGCGTAGCCGTGCCAAGCACGACCGCGCCGCGCGCAATGCGTGGGGTCATCTGTCTCTCTCCTGTTTGCTTTGTTGTCGTCGTGGCTGCGGCGGGCAATTTCGCGCGCCGCAAGCCACCGGCAATGGTCAGGCAAACCGGGGGATGACAGATAGAGCCTATCCCGCCAGATGGCGTGCCGATACCGCCACCATTACCGCCACCATTACCGCCATCATTACCACCACCATCAGCGGCCTGACGACACGTGCGGGAGAAAAGCGCTCAGAACTTGGGAATGCGGAGGGTCTTCGAGATCATCAGCGAGCCCGACAGCACGAATAGCAACGCCATCGGATGCAGCGTGCCGGGACCAATCTCCCACGCGCCGCCGACCAGCGCATCGCCGATCCGGCCCTGGGACGCGCACCAGGCCAGCACACCGGTCAGCACAACGCTGGTCGGAATCGGTGTGCCCTCGAAGTATTTGACTTTGCCGGTACCCTCGGCCATCGACTCGGCAGTGACATTGAATCGGGCAAGGCGGCTCACACCGCAGCAGACGAAGTAGATCAGCGCCGCCAGATCCCAACCGCCGCGCATGCCGGCCGCAAACGCCAGCGTGGCCGGGCCGACGCCGAACGAGATGATGTCGGAGAGCGAGTCGAGCTCGCGGCCAAGCGCGGAATGCGCGTGGCGCCAGCGGGCAATGCGTCCGTCGAGCACATCGAAGATGAACGCGGCGGGCGCCAGCGCCGCGGCGATATAGAAGGTCCTGAGCGAAGGCTCCGCCACGAAGAACATGGCGAAGAACACCGAACCCATGCCGCACGCCGCGTTGGCCAGCGTGAAGAAATCGGCCAGTTGCAGATCGCGCAGCATCGAGAAATGCCGGGGGCGCGGTTGAGGCGTCGACATGGAATCGGTCCGGTTGAAGCAGTGATCAGATGACGGTATTGACGTGATGCACCTGCGGCGGCGCGACGAAGCAGTCGCCCACGAGCTTGCGCCAGGTCTGGAAGTCGTCCGATTCGCGGAAATGGACCATATGGTCTTCCACGGTCTCCCACGCCACCACCAGCGTGTAACGCGACGGCTCCTCGATCGAACGCTGCAGGTTCAGGCCGTGGCAGCCGCGGGCGCGCAGGAACAACGGTTTGGCTTGCGCCACGCCGGCCTCGAACTGGGCTTCCATGCCGGGCTTGATGGTGATCTGGGCGATTTCGTGAATCATGATGGGTCTCTTCTCAGGTTCTTCGTCGACAGGAGTCTGATACGGTGCGCGGCGCCGGCGTGCGCCGCATGGCGTCTACCTTAGCAGATTCGCATGGCTGGCTCAGCCACTGACCTTGTGCCGGGCCAAGCCCTGCGCAAGATAAACGACCACCAGCGCATTCGCAATGGCCAGGCCGCCGTGCAGCCATGTGGGATGCCGGATCGCCTCGTAGAGCTCCACCGGAATATAGATGCCGCCGGACCAGACACCGATCCAGTTGCCCCACGCCAGCCCCCGCCACAAGCCGTAGGCTTCGGCAAACCGCATCAGCGCGTAGACGAACGCGGACCCGCCGATGGCCCAGAGACGGCCATCGCCGGGATTCGCCAGCAAGGACAGGAAAATGGTGGGATAGTGGCTGGCCGGATTGATGTGTATCCGCCGGATGATGGTCTCGGCGATTTCCTGCGCATCATGGTGCAGCAGCGCCATCAGGCCGACACCGGCCAGGATGACGAGCGCCCCCTTGGCGGCTTCGAACAGTGCAATACCCTTGAGCCCCAGTGGCGATCCGGAGTGAGCCATGGCGGAATCGATGAAATATGCGAAGCCGCCATTGTGCTGTCATCCGGGCGGCGGCGCTAGCGTCCGCCCTGCCGTTCGACCATTGGTCCGTTCGCGTTGATATTGCCGGCGGCCTCCAGGGCGCCATTCACGGTCAGGGGGCCGTTGACGTAGAGGTCGCCGTGCACCGCCATTGGCCCCTGCACGGTCAGCGGGCCATGGAACACCTTGAGCAGGCCCTGGGAGGAAGGGCGGGAATACCCGCCAGGCGAGGCAAACCAGTCGGCGGTGAGCGGACCGTTGGCGAAGACGTTACCGTCAACGCGGAGCGTCCCCATGATGGTGGCCGGCCCTTCGACCCGCGCCGATCCCCCAACGATGATCGGGCCAGTGTTCGCCGGCTGCGCGTCGGCGGGCCATGACACCGTCATGCCAAAGGCAATGGCGACGGTGACAATAGTGACCGCCATCGCAAGCGGATACGTGCCTGTAAGTGATCTCGTTCGATGTCGCATATCGGCCCTCCAAACGAAAGCTGGCGCGACGTTTCCAGTGTAGTGCTCCGGAAACGCCACGCCAGCGTGAAATTGCCGCCAAATGTTACCTGCGGCGTACGGCTCTCAGTTCTTCGCCACATTCTCCGGCAGAGGGCCCCAACCGCCACCAAGGCTACGCACGAGCGACACCGTTGCCGCCGCCCGCAGCCCGGCCACCGCATTGGCATCGCGTTGCGATTGCAGCACCGTACGGTCCGCATCGATCACGGTGAGGTAGTCCACCGCGCCCGCGTCATAGCGGCTGCGCGAAGTGCGCTGCGCGCGCTTCGCGCCGGCCAATGCACTGTCGAGCGCCGCGCCCTGCTGGCTAAACCAGCGTACGTCGGCCAGACTGTCCTCGACCTCGCGGAACGCCACCAGCACGGTCTGGCGATATCGCGCCACGCTTTCCTCGTGCGCCGCGCGCGCGCCGGCCAGGTTCGAACTGTTGCGGCCACCGTCAAACACGGTCTGGGCAACAGTGGAACCCACCAGCGGCCCAAGCAACCATGCGCGCGACGACCACTTGAACAGGTTCGAGATATCCGACGACTCGAAGCCGAACAGCGCTGTCAGCGAGATGCGTGGGAAGAACGCCGCCTTTGCCACACCGATCCGTGCGTTGGCGGCCGCCATCTGGCGTTCCGCCGCAGCGATATCGGGGCGACGTTCGAGCAGTTCCGACGGCAAGCCGGCGGGAACCGCAACCGGCGGCGTGTCAAACGGTCGCGCCGCCAGCGCGAACTGCGACGGCGACACCCCGGTCAGTACGGCCAGCGCGTGCTCCTGGTTGGCACGGCGCCGCTCGATGCCAGCCAGATCGGCGCGGGCGGTGCCAAGCTCGGCCTCGGCGCGGGCCGGATCGAGATCGGTGGTTTCGCCAGCCTCGTAGCGCTTGCGCAGCAGCGTCAGCGCGTCCTCGCGCAGCTTGATCGTCGCGTTGAGCAGATCGCGGTCGCTATCAAGCGTGCGCAGCGCGAAGTACGCCTGCGCCGTATCGGCCTGCAGCGCGAGCTGCACCGAACGATACAGGTCTTCGGCGCCCTGCTCGTCGGCGCGTGCTGCATTGACGCTATTGGCCACGCGGCCGAAGAGATCAAGCTCGTAGTTGGCGATCAGACGCGCCTGGTACACGGTCTGCGGCGACACCCGCGTGCCATCGGGCAAGCCTTGCGAGGCTGCCGAGGGCTGCGCGCGCGTCGGGCTGAACCCCGCGCTCAATTGCGGATACAGGTCCGCCTCGGTCGCGCCCGTGAAGGCACGTGCCTGCTTCAGACGCGCCGCGGCGGCAGCGAGGTCCTGGTTGTAGGCGTTGGCCGCGTCGATCAGACGATCGAGATCGGCGTCGCCGAAGACCTTCCACCATTCACCGCGATGCTGGCCTTCGGCCGGCGTCGCGGTCTTCCATTGCGCGCCTTCCGCAGCAGCGGCCTCGGCTTCCTTGAACGTCGACGCGGTGGGCGTCTCGGGCACCTTGTAAGTCGGCGCCAGCGAGCAGCCCGCCAGCACCAGCGCGGCGGCCAGCATACCCAGCTTCGGCAGGACCAGCTTCATTGCGTTATTCATGTTGTTCACCCTTATTCTGCCGATGCCACCGCCTGCGACGCCGACGCAGGCTGCTCAGCCACCTTCTGGCGCTGGCCTCGCGTGGCCAGCAAACGCAGCGCCACATAGAAGACCGGCGTCAGGAACAGGCCGAAGAACGTCACCCCCAGCATCCCCGCGAACACGGCCACGCCCATCGCATGGCGCATTTCCGCGCCGGCGCCGGTGGACACCACCAGCGGCACCACACCCATGATGAAAGCGAACGACGTCATCAGGATCGGGCGCAGACGCAGGCGGCTGGCCTCGATCGCGGCCTGCACCACCGTACGGCCGTGATGTTCCAGTTCACGCGCGAACTCGACGATCAGAATCGCGTTCTTCGCGGATAACCCCACCAGCACGATGAAACCGATCTGCGTGAAGATGTTGTTATCGCCACGGGTCAGCCACACGCCAGTCATGGCGGCCAGCAGGCTCAGCGGCACGATCAGGATCACCGCCAGCGGCAGCGTCAGGCTTTCGTACTGGGCGGCCAGCACCAGGAACACCAGCAACACGCACAGCGGGAAGATCCAGACGCCCGCATTGCCGGCCAGGATGTCCTGATACGTCAGCTCGGTCCACTCGAAGGCGATACCCTTGGGCAGCGTCTCCGCGGCGATCCGCTCGGCGGCGGCCTGCGCCTGGCCCGACGAGAAGCCAGGAGCCGGACCACCATTCATATCGGCAGCCGTGAAGCCGTTGTAGCGGATCACGCTGTCGGGGCCGAAGCTCTGCTTGACCTGCACCAGCGACGACAGCGGCACCATCTCACCACTCACGTTGCGCGTCTTCAGCTGCAGGATGTCCTCCGCATGCTGGCGGAACTGCGCATCGGCCTGCACCTTGACCTGGTACGTGCGACCAAACTTGTTGAAGTCGTTGACGTACGCAGAGCCGAGGTAGGTCTGGAGCGTGTCGAACACATCGGTCACGGGCACGCCGAGTTGCTTGGCCTTGGTGCGGTCCAGCTTCACGTCTAGCTGCGGCACGTTCACCTGATAGTTGCTGAAGATGCCAGCCAGTTCGGGCGTGGCGCGCGCCTTGGCCATGAACGCGTTGGTCGCGTTAAACAGTTCGTCATAGCCCAGCGCGGCGCGGTCCTCGATCATCATCTTGAAACCGCCGATCGTACCGAGGCCCTGCACCGGCGGCGGCGGGAACACCGCAATGAAGGCGTCCTGGATCGAGCCGTACTGCTTGTTCAGATCAGCCGCGATCGCATTGCCAGACAGTTCCTTGCTCTTGCGCTTGTCGAACGGATCGAGCGTGACGAACACGATGCCGGCGCTCGGGCTATTGGTGAAGCCGTTGATCGACAGGCCCGGGAATGCCACCGCCGACTCCACGCCCGGATGCTTGAGCGCGATATCCGACATGCGGCGGATCACGTCTTCCGTGCGATCCAGCGTCGCGCCGTCAGGCAGCTTGGCGAAGCTCACCAGGTACTGCTTGTCCTGCGCCGGTACGAAGCCCTTCGGCACCATCTGGAACACGCCCCAGGTCGCGACCAGCATCAGCGCGTACACGCCGAACACCGAGCCCTTGCGGCGAATCACGCCCTTCACGCCCCGGCCATAGTTGTCCGAGCTGCGGCGGAAGAACTGGTTGAAGCGGACGAAGAACTTGCCGAGCACCTTGTCCATGGCGCGCGTCAGCCAATCCTTCGGCGCGTCGTGGCTCTTGAGCAGCAGCGCGGACAGCGCGGGCGACAGCGTCAGCGAGTTGAACGCCGAGATGATCGTCGAGATCGAGATCGTCAGCGCGAACTGCTTGTAGAACTGCCCGGTCAGGCCAGTCATGAATGCCAGCGGCACGAACACGGCGATCAGCGTCAGCGCGATGGCGATGATCGGACCACTTACCTCGCGCATGGCCTTGTACGTGGCTTCCTTCGGCGACAACCCTTCCTCGATATTGCGCTCGACGTTCTCCACTACCACGATCGCATCGTCCACCACGATACCGATCGCCAACACCAGACCGAACAGGCTCAGCGCGTTGATCGAGAACCCGAACGCGTGCATCAGCCCGAACGTGCCGACGATCGACACCGGCACGGCCAGCAGCGGAATGATCGACGCGCGCCAGGTCTGCAGGAACAGGATCACCACCAGCACCACCAGCGCGATGGCCTCGAACAGCGTGTGCGTCACGGCCTCGATGCTGTGGCGCACGAACTGGGTCGGGTCATAGACGATGCTGTAGTCCACGCCCTCCGGCATGTTCGCTTTCAGCTCGGCCATCGTCTTGCGCACATCGTCCGAGATCTGGATCGCGTTGGAACCCGGCGCCTGGAAGATCGGCAGCGCCACGGCGGACTTGTTGTCGAGCAGCGAACGCAGTGCGTACTCGGAGGCACCCAGCTCGACGCGGGCGATGTCCTTGAGGTACGTCACCGCGCCGTCCGGCGAGGTGTTGACGATGATGTCGCCAAACTCCTCCACCGTCTGCAGACGGCCCTGCGCGTTGACCGACAGTTGCAGATCGGTGCCCGGCAGCGAGGGCGATTGTCCGATCACGCCGGCTGCCACCTGCACGTTCTGCTCGCGGATGGCCTTGACCACGTCCGAGGCCGCCAGATGACGCTCGGCGATCTTGTCGGGGTTCAGCCACACACGCATCGAGTAGTCGCCCGAGCCGAACATCTGCACCTGACCGACGCCCTGGATACGCGCCAGGCGGTCCTTGACGTTGATCAGCGCGTAGTTGCGCAGATACGTCATGTCATAGCGATTGTTCGGCGAGACCAGGTGCACCACCATGGTCAGATCAGGCGAGCTCTTGACCGTGGTAATGCCCAGGCGACGCACGTCCTCGGGCAGACGCGGCTCGGCCTGCGAGACGCGGTTCTGCACGAGCTGCTGGGCCTTGTCCGGGTCCGTGCCCAGCTTGAAGGTCACCGTCAGCGTCAGCGTGCCGTCGCTGTTGGCCTGCGAGTTCATGTAGAGCATGTCCTCGACGCCGTTGATCTGCTCTTCCAGCGGCGTGGCCACGGTCTCGGCGATCACCTTCGGGTTGGCGCCCGGGAACTGCGCGCGCACCACCACCGACGGCGGCACCACTTCCGGGTACTCCGAGATCGGCAACTTGAACATCGATATGGCGCCGATCAGGAAGATCAGCACCGATAGCACACCCGCGAAAATGGGGCGGTCGATAAAGAATTTCGAGAGATTCATCTTGGTCTCGGCGAAAACAGCCCCCCTGGCGGTCCGCTCGCAAGCGGACGCCATTCGATGCCACGAAGGGGGGAAATTGTCTGTGTCTGGCTAGACTGGGTTGCTTAGCTCACGTTGGGCTTCTCGGCCTTCTCTTCCGCTGCCTGCTTGCGGTCCGGCGCGTTGCCTCGCGGCTCGAGCTCGCTGCGGAAGGCCATCGATACCGGCTTCGGCGCAACGGTGTCGCCTGGCCGCACGCGCATCAGGCCATTGACGACGATGCTCTCGCCCGGCTTCAAGCCCTTGCGGATCACACGCAGCCCTTCATACGTCGGCCCGAGTTCGACTTCGCGATACGTGAGCTTGTTGGCCTGATCCACCACGAGCACGAACTTCTTGCCCTGGTCCGTGCCGATGGCGCGATCATTGATCAGCACGGCCGGATGCGGCGTGCCGCCACCGAGCTTGATCTTCGCGTACAGGCCCGGCAGCAGGCGGCCATCTTCATTGGCGAA
This genomic interval from Cupriavidus metallidurans CH34 contains the following:
- a CDS encoding YdcH family protein, translated to MFPEYREQISMLKVHDAHFARLFDMHNDLDQKILNMEAGLDPATPLEIERLKKEKLRIKDELYAILRKTRP
- a CDS encoding DUF2127 domain-containing protein, whose translation is MAHSGSPLGLKGIALFEAAKGALVILAGVGLMALLHHDAQEIAETIIRRIHINPASHYPTIFLSLLANPGDGRLWAIGGSAFVYALMRFAEAYGLWRGLAWGNWIGVWSGGIYIPVELYEAIRHPTWLHGGLAIANALVVVYLAQGLARHKVSG
- a CDS encoding CDP-alcohol phosphatidyltransferase family protein is translated as MSTPQPRPRHFSMLRDLQLADFFTLANAACGMGSVFFAMFFVAEPSLRTFYIAAALAPAAFIFDVLDGRIARWRHAHSALGRELDSLSDIISFGVGPATLAFAAGMRGGWDLAALIYFVCCGVSRLARFNVTAESMAEGTGKVKYFEGTPIPTSVVLTGVLAWCASQGRIGDALVGGAWEIGPGTLHPMALLFVLSGSLMISKTLRIPKF
- a CDS encoding efflux transporter outer membrane subunit, yielding MNNAMKLVLPKLGMLAAALVLAGCSLAPTYKVPETPTASTFKEAEAAAAEGAQWKTATPAEGQHRGEWWKVFGDADLDRLIDAANAYNQDLAAAAARLKQARAFTGATEADLYPQLSAGFSPTRAQPSAASQGLPDGTRVSPQTVYQARLIANYELDLFGRVANSVNAARADEQGAEDLYRSVQLALQADTAQAYFALRTLDSDRDLLNATIKLREDALTLLRKRYEAGETTDLDPARAEAELGTARADLAGIERRRANQEHALAVLTGVSPSQFALAARPFDTPPVAVPAGLPSELLERRPDIAAAERQMAAANARIGVAKAAFFPRISLTALFGFESSDISNLFKWSSRAWLLGPLVGSTVAQTVFDGGRNSSNLAGARAAHEESVARYRQTVLVAFREVEDSLADVRWFSQQGAALDSALAGAKRAQRTSRSRYDAGAVDYLTVIDADRTVLQSQRDANAVAGLRAAATVSLVRSLGGGWGPLPENVAKN
- a CDS encoding acylase gives rise to the protein MTPRIARGAVVLGTATLAAAALSGCATGNGNWSEQGLSAEIRRTSYGIPHIRANDYASVAFGMAYAYAQDNVCLMASQVVTVSGERSATFGPDGTTEVSFKPMRNADADAFFRAILDDDALQASAARQSPEAHELLRGYIAGYNRYLRDTPPSKRPAACRDAAWVRPITALDMARLAEEKSIQASAGALAAGIVAAAPPQVTKSAAKSAALPARIDIAAIDFEAVNRDLQLLDPPIGSNGWAFGKAATADGSGLLLGNPHFPWTTTNRFYQAHLTVPGKLDVMGASIASFPIISIGFNKDVAWTHTVSTARRFTLFELKLADGDPTTYLIDGKPRKMTTKTVSYAAKLADGRTEQRSHTFYMTEYGPVVAMPQAGLPWTAQKAYTLRDANQNNTRSIDTWLDIARAHNVGEIRTAIGNLGIPWVNTIATDRSGRAMFADVSVTPNVSTSMLESCAPAGDGAVLAKKLMAGTGMVLLDGSRGVCNWTVDPASPVPGLVPPSAMPVLERDDFVANSNDSSWLANPAQKMEGFSPVLGPQAVPQRLRTRVGLMEIGKRLNGVDGLPGNRFDIQNLQTVLFRDRNLAAELVLDDLLRACRTKAVQGDSDLRDGCTALGKWDRRSNLESRAAPLFREFWMRAHVIPNVYAIAFNPADPVNTPRGLRMQDATVNTAVLKALKDAVGAMRKAGFALDAPLGEVQAAKSPNGLIPLHGGEEYEGVLNKLQSQPVSADGLKVFFGTSYVQTVGFDANGPVAQALLVYGQSIDPASPHAWDQMRQFSAKRWISLPFSEQAIAADPQLSVTKLSQ
- a CDS encoding antibiotic biosynthesis monooxygenase family protein codes for the protein MIHEIAQITIKPGMEAQFEAGVAQAKPLFLRARGCHGLNLQRSIEEPSRYTLVVAWETVEDHMVHFRESDDFQTWRKLVGDCFVAPPQVHHVNTVI
- a CDS encoding NADH:flavin oxidoreductase/NADH oxidase, with product MPHLFDPYRIGNLELANRIAIAPMCQYSAQEGNATDWHMIHLGQMALSGAGLLIIEATAVSPEGRITPTDLGLYNDANEAALGRVLGAVRNHSPIAVTIQLAHAGRKASSEAPWDGGGQIRPDQPRGWQTFAPSAVPHAAGEVPPAALDKAGMKKIRDDFVAAAKRAARLGIEGIEVHGAHGYLLHQFLSPIANHRTDEYGGSLENRMRFPLEVFDAVREAFPAERPVWMRVSATDWVPNGWDIEGTIALSHELKARGSAAVHVSTGGVSPQQAIKIGPGYQVPYAQRVKAEVGLPTMAVGLITEAEQAEAIIANNEADIISIARAMLYDPRWPWHAAAKLGASVNAPKQYWRSQPRGLEKLFKDAHFGQR